tataatatttcttagtcaaccttctgccttttttagtgcctcctggtctcgttttcatactccgcagatatgttacgtgcagtccctccttgatcccataaatatttatttcacagatgtccgccaagtGTATAACAACTCAtaatctgtccagattgaattcgatggcattttcccatcgaatgcaaagctgcagcccttcccgctgcAAAGGaaaggaccacctaaggtcctttccctctcatgttcttattgctaccgatccTGCGAGGCCTCCCAGGATCgggaaaaggcaggtgtgggaattttttcgccttcattggattggtctttttctgtctgtcttcctgacttcactcatttttctggctgaattattagcagtaatcttagccttacaaaaattagaaactaccgtttcccaggtcgtggttatgacagactctctgtccatttgctcttcattatcctcactcACTGAGTCTCTGctattacgcctctttaagttcctgattgcgctccatctaaattcggtaaggctactttgggtaccaggtcacacgggctttcacttaaatgaggttgcagattccttagcaagagcctctctctgcggcccaattgttgctgtcctgccaacgcgtgcatatacagctgcggcgAGGTTtcacagctacacaatatttcaggaatttgctgcctcggctcttacatcatctcccgaatatcagcatcttctgcatccttggagtagcaaagactggcgctcatgcagactagaggtctctttcaggcgcttgcgttgccgggttcccctcctaaatttctaccttcacagatctggcctggcggcttccctactgtgccctttttgtgccgaacctgagacaatagatcacttcctgctgttctgccaccgcttctctcatttgaggaagcgtcttttgcaacttccatttcatcaactgggcttgcctgtgtcctctgcggttgttctttccattggcgcttctttgcttggacgaagcgactgGAGTGTGCGCACTGCTGTgcaaaaattttcttcaagaaacgcagtgactcccattctaatttatttttcccgctctcagtcagtacgacattgaaacattacaggcattgtgtactattatgcacattaagccattgtcccgtcttcgacctccaagttaacaggacccttgtttttccgtcttccaatctatcagactacatactattaccactccttttcccgtcaaaactttcctgtatccagcaattaaccacctgtgtcttggccactgccccttagtgggtatgtgccagcaacgtctgaggccttccttccttccttcccgccGCGGCTTTCGGCTGCTGAGAACCAGTACTCGACAGCCACATGTTGGTGGAAGCGAAATGCAGAAACGCCCGTGTGTTGTGGGCTGTCGCTGCACATGAAAGACCCCCAGGTTTTCGAAATTAATATGGAGCACTCCATTACAGTGTCCCTTACAGGTGGTGTGCAGCTGTGTGCAGCTTTGGGGCGTTGAACACTGTACTACATCACACCTACAGTAGCAGTTTTATTGGCTCATTGGAAAGCACTTGTCTTCAAGCTCATGAATTTGCCTTCCAAAAGATCATGACTACACTGAATTCTTGTGGAAGGTTTGAATCGGCCGTGCATGGATCTCATCAGCATTGGTTTTCTGTGATATGCATGAAACGTCTCTCATTTCACAGGGACTGGGGACTAAAGAAAGTTTGCAGGTGAAAAGCTCTGCATCGTCATGGGCCGACCATTACTGTGACGGCTGGACAGGAGCACACCTGATGATTTCAACATATGGGGTAGGTGGGCACAAAGCCGCACTGCAGCTCTGATTACTGGGAATTGAGCAAGTGTACTACCTCCATGGCTGTATGCATCAGTGGACCTAGAAGAGTGTTCGAGCTTGCCTGATTTAGCGTGGTATgatcttttttttgggggggtgggTTCATGATGTTTGGTTTTGCACTCCTATTTGCTGCAAGATAACTCTTGTGAAATGAGCTTGTGTTGGCAATTATCTCTGTGCCTGAGCTTTTTCGTCGTGCTGGGGTCGTTGCTTTGGCCAGTTTACGAAGAAAATAGCTGGCAATATTTGAGTGAATGCAATCCTTAGCAGCTGGTCATTCAATTCATTGTGGTTGACCTGCCCTATAATCAAATTCTTTTCTTGTTAGGTTGGcctagttttttgtttttttgccgtCTTGTGCTCTCGACATTAAAAATAATACATAAATTTTGGTGTATGTAAACATTCCGGTGGATGCTGGGGCAATGATTTGTTCACGTTTCCCATAAACACAAAATCTTTAGTGGTAGTATGTATCAATGAGAAGAATGCTTCTTGAAAACTGCTTTTTTGCATAATCCTAATATCAAGCTGTTGTGATAAACCGCTTGTTTTGGCTCTTCTCCAACACTTGTTGCCCTCAATTCATGCTAGTGTTTATTAAATGTGCCCAAACATCAAATGCTTCTCaatagcaagcagcagcacgAGAAACGAATCAAGCGTTTCACAAATCCCATGCCTTCTGCATTAGAGAGTGACAgacgagagaaggcaagcgtagcaggggccggcagaaaggtgggcggatgatattaagaagttcgcagtgatagggtggccgcagctagcacaggacagggttaattggagagacatgggagaggcctttgccctgcagtgggcgtagtcaggccgatgatgatgatgagaagagACTGTTTATTTCTCTTCCTGATAGCCTGTGTAGTTctgaatctaaaaaaaaaaattacatttgtGTTATGTTGTGTACATCTGTTATGTGGTTACAAAGAAAATAGTTGTTTTTCAAAGATCGGCAATTTTTAAGTGAATGCAATCCTTAGCAGCTGGTCAGCACTGGTCAGTGATCTGAATAGAAGCACTAGTATCAGCCTCTTTCTTTATTAGTATTCACTTCCACAGACCTAGCTAGATATTCTGCTGATGCAGTGAGCAACTTCACCTTGGCAACATCCTGGACAGTGTCCGTCCAGAAAAAGTGATGGAAAAGGACGtatgagaagggataaaggaagttCCTTGTCAGAGACGTTGTATTTCCTCTTTTAATTTGTTTTTCAGGATGGGAGCCGCCATCTCACACTTTCACTGAGTGCACCTCCACTGGATTAATCTGTGGATTAGTCATGGGCAAGCCATTCTTACAATCCTCTCAATGATTGTCTCAGTGTTTGCTGTTGTTATCATGTCCACTGCTCTTTCACTGACAACTGCAACAAAGCTTTGGCTGCtctaaaggggctccgaaacacattttcagtgcatttttttacctgttggttgcatagaatgagttatagtgatgctattagcattggtcgtaccgcgtatactgcgttttttaatattttaattagctcgcaaaaacgaattcgtggcgctgacggtgtcaccatacagtggtggtttttagcagcggatatgacatcacggaggaCGAGCTTTATGATTCGACAAAGAGTAAATATtctgcaaattgggttaataactagagatacgttttgtcaagtttttgtgttttatattactttAACAAAAtcagcttgtttgccctagataaaagcactgtaaatcaagtaaaacaaaaacacgccaccagaggcactggctacttttttcATCGAAGCACTTTGCGCCTCGCTGTAAACGTCCtgcgacctagcactaaacacttatggctactctctatgtatctgagagcggctttgcggaatcgatgcgatcgagccattgcactctataagcgttcgtttcggtcccaaggaaggatgtgttcgtttcacatttagcaggcagtgcgcatcgtcagcttgtggaggatcaccgggctgcggcgccaggtggcgccacgttcccgtcaacagcgcgtggtccttgctcgccgtgaccaaccagcgcgcttgGAGGGACGAGCGATGGTTGGCGATAAGCAGTAGCAGTAcgcactatgctaaatgtgtctgatattttgcgcaggctgtcacagcgTCGCAGTATCTTgcactcgagttcggatccataagagAATCACTgatcactgatcagtgttcccttctgcgccgtcgacgtgacggtgaagcattgCTGGGTCAGCTGAGCGTTCACATCGTTGCTGTAACCGTGCAAACggggctgccagccttggcatgaacgagttacaaagaacaggcaaccatggaatgcaaacttccgccacgtgctcagatggGCTGTTTTGATTTGTCACCCTGCGTgttgtcattgggagagtgaaatgggaatgggaagctgtgcgaaaatagagttgagagcagcattttgtttgcttgtattttgaaatttcttcattgaataactcctgttcctatgcatcgattttcataattctttttgagtcagcatctgtgtgacataaagaatccaactgaagcgtaaccggcattcgttcaagcggtgtttcgcagcccctttaacaaCAAAATCTGTTATACGGAGCCCAAACGGCAATACGACTCATCTTTGTGGTTTCAAACCAGAGGTTGTACAAGGCATTCACAATGTTGAGCATAGCAAAAACTTACATACTTACCTTGAAGGTCAAGGTTGCTAACGGCTTAGTTAACCTAGATGGCCTAGAGACACATAAGATATATATTGACGCTGGAGGTCATGCATTGTCAATCTGGCTATTAATAGAAGAGATTGAACATTCTACGACAGAGTACAGGCCCttccaatatgaaagggaacaaccaGTTTGCATAAAATGAATTTTTCTGCCATGTCTTTACTGAAGATTAAAATGACTTGGGTATTATAAGCTAAGGGGAAGGCTAGTTATAAAACAGGAAGAAGTGTGCTTTTCTCTCGTAAATATAGAGCACTCATTAATTGAATGCTAAAACTTCATTCCCTTTCATATTGGGGGGACCTGTAAATAAGCGCTCATTGTCATAGGCCTTGAGGCTTCATCTCTGAAAGACATTCCTAACAAAAAAGACGTGCTGCAAATTATGAATAAGGAAACATGTAATTTAAACCAAGATAGAGAAAATATGTGCTGTGTCCGTGAATAAAATGATGTGTACTTCACatagcattaaaaaaattcatgaAATTGCAAAAATCTCCCACATCAGCTGTGCTGTGGAAGGTCTGCATGATCCTATTGCAGATTTTGTTCGCACTAAATTCACGTTTAGTTTTCTTGCAACATTCGAACTCAGCCTTGAAGTAGAGTCCGAATTGTGTTGACAGGTCATTGGCTTGTTCTGCTGTCAAGAAGCTtaaagctgcactcaaatttcgtaTTATCGACTGCCGTAATCATCTGTCcactttttagtttttatttgaATGTTTCCTGAGCACAAGGGTAGTAGCGTTTAACTAGGGTTGAAAAGCTCAATTGCGATTGAATTGGACATGCAGCAGTGCCAAATCTGCTTTCAACTCTCGAAGGTGCTTATATGTGACAGCAATACTATTATCTTGAGATATGATCCAGCTGTTCATTATGTACAGTTTACAGAAAACATGCACAAAGAGGATGTTTTTAAAAAAACGTGCTTTCATTCACTATGCAGGCTCGGACACCGCTCAGAGCAACCGCGACTCGTTGCCTCGAAAAGAACCGCACACAGGAGGGCGGCAGTTGGTGTGTTCAGAGTGCGGCTATGACACTGATAAGCACACCCAAATGATGCACCACCTCTGCATCCACACTGGGGAGAAGCCATATATGTGCGACCGTTGTGGCAAAGGGTTTGCACAGAAGCGCATCCTGGCTGAACACCTCCGCATTCACACGGGCGAAAAGCCATACCGCTGCGGTCACTGCGGCATGCGCTTCACAAGGAGTGACAGCCGCAAAAAGCACATGCGCACCCACACAGGGGAGAAGCCTTACCAGTGTGTTCATTGCAAGCAGACGTTTACAGAGAGGAACACACTAAAAGTTCACCTTCGTATTCACACTGGCGAAAAGCCATACCAGTGCACtcattgcagcaagagcttcacaaGGAAGAACTTCTTGACGGAGCACGTTCGTACCCATACAGGTGAAAAACCATACCAGTGTATTCACTGCAGCAAGAGGTTTATAACGAAGACCGTTCTCAACGGGCATCTTCGTacccacacaggcgagaagccgtACCAGTGCGAACTGTGCCCCATGGTGTTCTCTGTCAAGGCGGGCTTGAACTCacatgtgaaaacccacaagcGTGCAAAACCAGTCTAATGCCACTTTTGCTCCAGGACAACCTATAGTTGAAATACTGTGTACAGAACTGTCACCGAATGGCATTCGCTGTTTCCTAAAGCTCGTGGCTTGTTCATCCAGCATCCGGTGGAGCACCTGCTGGCAGCTGTTTGCTTGTGGCATCGATCAAGTAGTTCAGCTCCAAGGTTTTTGTTGCGCTGTCATGCCCTTCCGTCATGAAGCACCATTAGGGCACATTGACAAGGACTATGTAATGTGTCTTGCGGCCATAATATCTGTGAAGGGTTTGGAGATGTGATAAAATTTTAGGCTGaaccatttttcattttatgCTTGTGAAGTGAAAGTGGTGTCTAGAAGGAGTCCATGGACAGATTTGCTGTGTTGGATGGTTTCAGGTGAATTTGGAGTAATGTTTTGCTGCGTGTTTTTTTGACTTGTATGCTTGCACTGGCAAAAGTGTTTATGAAGCTGCCTTTGGAAAACCACACAATGTGTGGTACAGGGGAATCTAGATCATACGGATTTCACGGGGTCACGAAAAATATTCGTATCATACAGAATGAACA
The genomic region above belongs to Amblyomma americanum isolate KBUSLIRL-KWMA chromosome 9, ASM5285725v1, whole genome shotgun sequence and contains:
- the LOC144104521 gene encoding uncharacterized protein LOC144104521, with protein sequence MGSDTAQSNRDSLPRKEPHTGGRQLVCSECGYDTDKHTQMMHHLCIHTGEKPYMCDRCGKGFAQKRILAEHLRIHTGEKPYRCGHCGMRFTRSDSRKKHMRTHTGEKPYQCVHCKQTFTERNTLKVHLRIHTGEKPYQCTHCSKSFTRKNFLTEHVRTHTGEKPYQCIHCSKRFITKTVLNGHLRTHTGEKPYQCELCPMVFSVKAGLNSHVKTHKRAKPV